Proteins from a genomic interval of Zingiber officinale cultivar Zhangliang chromosome 1B, Zo_v1.1, whole genome shotgun sequence:
- the LOC121990861 gene encoding calmodulin-3-like has protein sequence MAEQLTDDQIAEFKEAFSLFDKDGDGCITTKELGTVMRSLGQNPTEAELQDMLNEVDADGNGTIDFPEFLNLMARKMKDTDSEEELREAFRVFDKDQNGFISAAELRHVMTNLGEKLTDEEVDEMIREADVDGDGQINYDEFVKVMMAK, from the exons ATGGCGGAGCAGTTGACGGATGACCAGATCGCGGAGTTTAAGGAGGCTTTCAGCCTCTTCGACAAGGACGGCGACG GCTGTATAACAACCAAGGAGCTTGGGACTGTGATGCGATCATTAGGGCAGAATCCTACCGAAGCAGAGCTGCAGGACATGCTCAACGAGGTCGACGCCGACGGCAATGGAACTATCGATTTCCCAGAGTTCCTCAACCTGATGGCACGCAAGATGAAGGACACCGACTCCGAGGAGGAGCTCCGGGAGGCCTTCAGAGTGTTCGACAAGGATCAGAACGGCTTCATTTCCGCCGCCGAGCTTCGTCATGTCATGACCAACCTCGGGGAGAAATTGACCGACGAGGAGGTCGACGAGATGATCCGCGAAGCCGATGTGGACGGTGATGGCCAGATCAACTACGACGAGTTCGTTAAAGTCATGATGGCCAAGTGA